In Liolophura sinensis isolate JHLJ2023 chromosome 2, CUHK_Ljap_v2, whole genome shotgun sequence, a genomic segment contains:
- the LOC135463188 gene encoding antistasin-like: MLTRVLICALLLAIAAARTAGKCPPVCWKFCPFGNERDNKGCEICRCRPPPRALEDCPPLCGDACPYGNERDKNNCDTCLCRPIPTNELEDLEEI, encoded by the exons ATGCTGACTAGAGTACTGATATGCGCTCTTCTCCTCGCTATAGCGGCGG CGAGAACAGCGGGAAAATGCCCACCGGTCTGCTGGAAATTCTGCCCGTTTGGAAATGAAAGAGACAACAAAGGATGTGAAATCTGCAGATGTCGTCCAC CTCCACGAGCGCTCGAAGACTGCCCTCCCCTGTGTGGAGACGCTTGTCCGTACGGTAACGAACGGGACAAGAATAACTGTGACACGTGCCTCTGTCGGCCAA tTCCTACCAATGAATTAGAAGACTTAGAGGAGATTTGA
- the LOC135463197 gene encoding antistasin-like, whose translation MVALLVVVALFATAGAMSPVQRPDHECGPVCFIYCPFGNVEDEYGCPLCDCLPPPEPECPPVCMMYCPFGNVEDENGCPICECQPQPECPPVCMMYCPFGNVEDENGCPICECRTPALY comes from the exons ATGGTAGCGCTGCTCGTTGTTGTTGCTCTTTTTGCCACTGCTGGCGCAATGTCACCTGTACAAC GTCCTGATCATGAATGTGGCCCCGTCTGCTTTATCTATTGTCCTTTTGGGAACGTTGAAGACGAGTACGGATGCCCCTTGTGTGATTGTCTACCAC CCCCAGAACCCGAATGCCCTCCAGTCTGCATGATGTACTGTCCATTCGGGAACGTCGAAGATGAAAACGGATGTCCAATCTGCGAATGTCAGCCAC AACCCGAATGCCCTCCAGTCTGCATGATGTACTGTCCATTCGGGAACGTCGAAGACGAAAACGGATGTCCAATCTGCGAATGTCGCACAC CTGCACTCTATTAA
- the LOC135462532 gene encoding antistasin-like, with protein sequence MYGLWIFAVFVAVFVAASPHSRGCPPVCDMACQHGYVTDKNGCVLCQCRENPSPQSRGCPPLCDMACQHGYVTDENGCVLCQCRESPSPQSRGCPPVCDMACQHGYVTDENGCVLCQCRETTNTPFRSCPPLYDMSAWVCDRREPL encoded by the exons ATGTATGGGCTGTGGATATTTGCTGTTTTTGTCGCTGTTTTTGTGG CCGCAAGTCCACATTCTCGAGGATGCCCGCCAGTTTGTGATATGGCGTGTCAGCATGGCTACGTGACAGATAAGAATGGGTGTGTCCTCTGCCAGTGCCGCGAGA ACCCGAGTCCACAGTCTCGAGGATGCCCGCCCCTTTGTGATATGGCGTGTCAGCATGGCTACGTGACAGACGAGAATGGGTGTGTCCTCTGCCAGTGCCGCGAGA GTCCGAGTCCACAGTCTCGAGGATGCCCGCCCGTTTGTGATATGGCCTGTCAGCATGGCTACGTGACAGACGAGAATGGGTGTGTCCTCTGCCAGTGCCGCGAGA CCACAAACACACCATTCAGGAGTTGTCCGCCCCTGTATGATATGTCAGCTTGGGTTTGTGACAGACGAGAACCACTGTGA